Proteins from a genomic interval of Nerophis lumbriciformis linkage group LG01, RoL_Nlum_v2.1, whole genome shotgun sequence:
- the lzic gene encoding protein LZIC, with protein MASRGKSETSKLRQNMEEQLDRLMQQLQDLEECREELDEEEYEETKKETLEQLSEFNDSLKKIMTGDMTLVDELSGMQLAIQAAISQAFKTPEVIRLFAKKQPGQLRTRLAEMDRDVMVGKLSKGVYTQQKMEVLTALRKLGEKLTTEDETFLAENTTATLSQFEKVSTGSEDKILALASCGVKTKV; from the exons ATGGCTTCACGTGGAAAGTCAGAAACCAGCAAGTTAAGACAAAATATGGAGGAGCAACTTGACAGACTGATGCAGCAGCTTCAGGATTTGGAAGAATGCAG agaagagctggacgaggaAGAATATgaggagacaaagaaggagacattagagcagctGAGTGAATTCAATGACTCCCTGAAGAAGATCATGACAGGAGACATGACTCTTGTGGATGAGCTGAGTGGAATGCAGCTG GCGATCCAAGCTGCCATCAGTCAAGCCTTCAAGACTCCAGAGGTGATCCGACTGTTTGCTAAGAAGCAGCCAGGACAGCTCAGAACCAGACTGGCAGAG ATGGACCGAGACGTCATGGTGGGGAAGCTGTCTAAGGGCGTGTACACGCAGCAGAAGATGGAGGTTCTCACAGCGCTGAGAAAGCTGGGAGAGAAG CTAACAACAGAGGACGAGACTTTCCTTGCAGAAAACACGACAGCTACTTTGAGCCAATTTGAAAAAGTGTCGACAG GCTCCGAAGATAAAATATTGGCTTTAGCAAGTTGTGGTGTGAAAACCAAAGTATAA